A genome region from Pygocentrus nattereri isolate fPygNat1 chromosome 10, fPygNat1.pri, whole genome shotgun sequence includes the following:
- the LOC108436737 gene encoding transmembrane protein 151B, translated as MLSPDVETDTTAEDTAPSSSNGGEDTPASLDTLEEQRPVKQSLSASMCRETHWRCLLLSLLMYSCLGAVAWCQLTRVTKLSFDSSSTSLISINPLRDGGGRSMVYHDSPCSNGHVYIPLAFLIMLYAVYLMECWHCRARSELQYKANVDSVYERVLRMRQARPCVWWKAISYHFVRRTRQVTRYRNGDAYTTTQVYHERVNTHVAEGEFDYSRCGMKDVSRDLRGLESHPATRLRFTKCFSFAGAGPENAYLNQRARFFSEIEGLDDYMEAREGMQLKNTDFKEHLIAYVDPDRLPWYASQVAFWLAALLMLSWPLRVFIEYRTAYVHYQVEKLFGLEYTNSSPSPEDVAPTGNGRSGIPRGDTVDSTELEWHIRSNRQLIPSYSEAMLMNLGNSVSSQGDSRASNCLLLVDHPNQNYGTLVQDCEHCCQLEGGRRATITSSCSSIFSRHTSHSQLSLNTSRFSLCRMYGSRHTVGLWRSRSSTLTEHCCPDEQCCRSYSSQLALNDSPPNYQDARFFPVLIVHRSEGCGDSSEVRRYYVRRGSCCLETSL; from the exons ATGTTGTCCCCAGATGTGGAAACTGATACGACTGCGGAGGACACGGCGCCCAGCAGCTCAAACGGCGGTGAAGACACACCGGCCAGTCTCGACACGTTGGAGGAG CAAAGGCCAGTGAAGCAGTCCTTGAGTGCATCTATGTGCCGTGAGACACACTGGCGCTGTCTCCTCTTGTCTCTGCTTATGTACAGCTGCCTGGGCGCTGTGGCCTGGTGCCAGCTCACTCGTGTCACTAAGCTGAGCTTTGACTCCTCCAGCACCTCCTTGATCTCCATCAACCCTCTGAGAGACGGAGGAGGCCGCTCCATGGTCTATCATGACAGCCCCTGCTCCAACGGCCATGTCTACATCCCCCTCGCCTTCCTAATCATGCTCTATGCGGTCTACCTAATGGAGTGTTGGCACTGCCGTGCCCGCAGCGAGCTCCAGTACAAGGCCAATGTGGACAGCGTCTATGAAAGAGTGCTGCGCATGCGCCAGGCTCGGCCATGTGTTTGGTGGAAAGCCATCAGCTACCATTTTGTACGACGGACTCGGCAGGTCACACGCTACCGGAATGGAGATGCCTACACCACAACGCAGGTCTACCATGAGCGTGTCAACACACATGTGGCGGAAGGTGAGTTTGACTACAGCCGTTGCGGAATGAAGGATGTCTCGCGGGACTTGCGTGGTTTGGAGAGTCACCCAGCTACAAGGTTACGCTTCACAAAGTGCTTTAGCTTTGCAGGAGCAGGACCTGAGAATGCATACCTTAACCAACGCGCCAGATTCTTCTCAGAGATTGAGGGCCTGGATGACTACATGGAGGCACGGGAGGGCATGCAGCTGAAGAACACTGACTTTAAAGAGCATCTTATAGCCTATGTGGATCCTGACAGGTTACCCTGGTACGCATCACAGGTTGCCTTCTGGCTGGCTGCTCTCCTCATGCTGTCATGGCCCCTTCGGGTTTTTATAGAGTATCGCACAGCCTATGTGCACTACCAGGTGGAGAAGCTCTTTGGGCTGGAGTACACTAACAGCAGCCCATCTCCAGAAGATGTCGCCCCTACAGGAAATGGCCGGTCTGGAATCCCTAGAGGAGACACGGTGGACAGCACAGAGCTGGAATGGCACATTCGTTCAAACCGCCAACTAATCCCAAGCTACTCTGAAGCCATGCTGATGAACTTGGGAAACTCTGTGTCAAGCCAGGGTGACAGCAGGGCTTCCAACTGCCTCTTGCTGGTTGACCACCCAAACCAGAACTATGGCACCTTGGTTCAAGACTGCGAGCACTGCTGCCAGCTTGAAGGAGGTAGACGAGCCACCATCACCTCCAGCTGCTCCTCAATCTTTTCCCGCCACACTTCTCACTCACAACTGTCTTTGAACACCTCCCGTTTCTCACTGTGCCGAATGTATGGTTCCAGGCACACAGTGGGGCTGTGGAGAAGCCGCAGCAGTACACTGACTGAGCACTGCTGTCCAGATGAACAATGCTGCAGGTCATACTCCAGCCAGCTGGCCCTCAACGACAGCCCACCTAACTACCAGGATGCCCGCTTCTTTCCTGTTCTCATTGTGCACAGGTCTGAGGGCTGTGGGGACTCTTCAGAAGTCAGGAGATACTATGTCCGGAGGGGGTCCTGCTGTCTGGAAACTTCCCTTTAG